A single genomic interval of Ruminococcus sp. NK3A76 harbors:
- a CDS encoding phosphoenolpyruvate carboxykinase (GTP): MASLTKNPNVNKWVDEMVALTQPDKVVWIDGSDEQLKALRDEALSTGEMILMNQDEYPGCLYHRTAPNDVARVEDRTFICTKTKEGAGPTNNWMDPDEMWNMLKPMYDGVMKGRTMYVIPYSMGPIGSPLAKVGVEVTDSIYVVLNMDIMTRMGAKAFENLGDTSDDFVRGLHSKADVDPEKRYIVQFPESNTICSINSAYGGNVLLGKKCFALRIASFQGKNEGWMAEHMLILGVQKPDGDVKYITAAFPSACGKTNLAMLIPPKFYTEQGYKVWTVGDDIAWMKPGKDGRLYAINPENGFFGVAPGTNAKSNYNALASTKKNAIFTNVAINKDTMTPWWEGLDKNPPVNAIEWKGAEVNGVEYTAKGEKLAHPNSRFTAPAENCPCISSEFNNPEGVPVTAMIFGGRREKTTPLVYQSFDWVHGTYVGSAVSSETTAAATGAVGVLRHDPMAMKPFIGYNVGDYWAHWLEMGEILGDKAPKIFNVNWFKKDENGNFIWPGFGDNMRVLDWIIKRCEGTVDAVETPIGFVPKPEDINVTGIEDEVTPEIMDKLLDIDVDLWKAEIKEMRRYYDEDIKAKGGHIPQALYDQLDKIEARLNK; this comes from the coding sequence ATGGCAAGTTTAACTAAGAACCCTAACGTTAATAAGTGGGTCGATGAAATGGTAGCTCTCACACAGCCTGATAAGGTAGTGTGGATCGATGGCTCTGATGAGCAGCTTAAGGCACTCAGAGATGAGGCTCTCAGCACAGGTGAGATGATACTCATGAATCAGGACGAGTATCCCGGCTGCCTGTATCACAGAACTGCCCCCAACGACGTTGCAAGAGTTGAGGACAGAACATTTATCTGCACAAAGACAAAGGAGGGCGCTGGCCCTACAAATAACTGGATGGATCCCGATGAGATGTGGAATATGCTCAAGCCTATGTATGACGGCGTTATGAAGGGCAGAACAATGTATGTTATCCCCTACTCCATGGGTCCTATCGGTTCACCTCTTGCAAAGGTAGGCGTTGAGGTAACTGACTCTATCTATGTTGTACTTAATATGGATATCATGACAAGAATGGGCGCTAAGGCTTTCGAGAACTTAGGCGATACTTCTGATGACTTCGTAAGAGGTCTCCACTCCAAGGCTGACGTTGACCCTGAAAAGAGATATATCGTTCAGTTCCCTGAGAGCAATACTATCTGCTCGATAAACTCCGCATACGGCGGTAACGTTTTGCTCGGTAAGAAGTGCTTCGCTCTGAGGATCGCTTCCTTCCAGGGTAAGAACGAGGGCTGGATGGCTGAGCATATGCTTATCTTAGGCGTTCAGAAGCCTGACGGCGATGTTAAGTATATCACAGCAGCATTCCCGTCTGCCTGCGGTAAGACAAACCTTGCAATGCTCATTCCTCCGAAGTTCTATACAGAGCAGGGCTATAAGGTATGGACAGTCGGCGACGATATCGCTTGGATGAAGCCCGGCAAGGACGGCAGACTCTACGCTATCAACCCTGAGAACGGCTTCTTCGGCGTTGCACCGGGTACAAATGCTAAGTCCAACTACAATGCACTTGCATCTACAAAGAAGAATGCGATATTCACAAACGTTGCAATAAATAAGGATACAATGACTCCCTGGTGGGAGGGTCTTGATAAGAACCCGCCTGTAAACGCTATCGAGTGGAAGGGCGCTGAGGTAAACGGCGTTGAGTATACAGCAAAAGGTGAGAAGCTCGCTCACCCCAACTCCAGATTCACAGCTCCTGCTGAGAACTGCCCCTGCATATCTTCTGAGTTCAATAACCCCGAGGGCGTTCCTGTAACAGCTATGATCTTCGGCGGCAGACGTGAGAAGACAACTCCCCTCGTATATCAGTCCTTCGACTGGGTACACGGTACATATGTAGGCTCTGCTGTTTCTTCTGAGACAACAGCTGCTGCTACAGGTGCAGTAGGCGTGCTCCGTCACGATCCTATGGCTATGAAGCCCTTCATCGGCTATAACGTAGGCGACTACTGGGCTCACTGGCTCGAAATGGGCGAGATACTCGGCGATAAGGCTCCTAAGATCTTCAACGTTAACTGGTTCAAGAAGGACGAGAACGGCAACTTCATCTGGCCTGGTTTCGGCGACAATATGAGAGTTCTCGACTGGATCATCAAGAGATGTGAAGGCACAGTTGACGCTGTTGAGACTCCTATCGGCTTTGTTCCTAAGCCTGAGGATATCAACGTAACAGGCATCGAGGACGAGGTAACTCCTGAGATCATGGATAAGCTCCTCGACATCGACGTTGACCTCTGGAAGGCAGAGATCAAGGAGATGCGCCGTTACTATGATGAGGACATCAAGGCTAAGGGCGGTCACATCCCCCAGGCACTTTATGACCAGCTCGACAAGATCGAGGCAAGACTCAACAAGTAA
- a CDS encoding GGDEF domain-containing protein translates to MNETDTRPKTKVSKLYSVSFRLPVLFVLSVTIIVVIFVSILYYRFRTRMIEEYSHIAEGATNLMAVELDGDKVDDYIDKNFEMEEYVEIRQHFYNIRDSYPDILYLYVYRLAPDGGTVIFDLDSVDGTEDAGEPGEHYEFEDTFMQYIDDLCAGKDVGGITGETEDGYMLTYCKPVYDSKGKLQCHACVDFSMDELHEADLRFIYSIIAVTGASTVVIMLFVIIRLRKYVTEPLNKMFRATEKFAFETQEDHENNIRIMKDLDINTKNEIEQVYREFVFVMEQSLQFMTNLSQARTDIKQRDEQIGMISEQAYRDPLTGVGSKAAYAKKAAEINNAGSDIEDFAIAMIDMNDLKMINDRFGHKAGDNYIKNCCKLICDAFKHSPVYRIGGDEFVVILTGRDFEERSRCISELRAAFDERYDNEALDPWERCSAAIGIADHSSDDSSLEFVFKRADKAMYKDKKDFKDKHGSYR, encoded by the coding sequence GGCTGCCGGTACTGTTTGTACTGAGCGTGACGATAATCGTCGTGATATTTGTAAGCATACTTTATTACAGGTTCAGGACACGAATGATAGAGGAATACTCTCACATTGCCGAGGGCGCTACAAACCTCATGGCGGTAGAGCTTGACGGTGACAAGGTAGATGACTACATCGATAAGAACTTTGAGATGGAAGAATACGTCGAGATAAGGCAGCACTTTTACAACATCCGTGACAGCTACCCCGACATACTATATCTTTATGTATACCGTTTAGCGCCAGACGGGGGCACTGTCATATTCGATCTTGACAGTGTTGACGGCACTGAGGACGCAGGCGAGCCCGGCGAGCACTATGAATTTGAAGACACCTTCATGCAATACATAGACGACTTATGCGCCGGCAAGGACGTAGGCGGGATAACAGGCGAGACAGAGGACGGATATATGCTCACCTACTGCAAGCCGGTCTACGACAGCAAAGGCAAGCTGCAATGTCATGCCTGCGTGGATTTCTCGATGGACGAGCTGCACGAGGCAGATCTGAGATTCATATACAGCATAATCGCTGTGACAGGTGCATCGACGGTAGTTATAATGCTGTTCGTTATTATCAGGCTGCGCAAATACGTCACCGAGCCGCTCAACAAGATGTTCCGTGCGACTGAGAAGTTTGCTTTTGAGACGCAGGAGGATCACGAGAACAACATCAGGATCATGAAGGATCTTGACATAAACACCAAAAACGAGATAGAGCAGGTATACCGTGAATTCGTCTTTGTTATGGAGCAGAGCCTGCAATTCATGACCAACCTGAGCCAGGCACGCACTGACATAAAGCAGCGTGACGAGCAGATAGGCATGATAAGCGAGCAGGCATACCGTGATCCGCTGACGGGGGTAGGCAGCAAGGCGGCATACGCCAAGAAGGCGGCCGAGATAAACAATGCCGGCAGCGACATTGAGGATTTCGCAATTGCCATGATAGACATGAACGATCTCAAGATGATAAACGACAGGTTCGGGCACAAGGCAGGCGACAATTACATCAAGAACTGCTGCAAGCTGATATGCGATGCGTTCAAGCACTCGCCGGTATACCGCATTGGCGGTGATGAATTTGTCGTGATACTGACAGGGCGTGATTTTGAAGAACGCAGCCGCTGCATCTCGGAGCTAAGGGCTGCATTTGACGAACGCTATGACAACGAAGCGCTTGACCCTTGGGAGAGGTGTTCGGCAGCGATAGGCATTGCCGACCACTCATCTGATGACAGTTCACTTGAATTTGTTTTCAAGCGTGCTGACAAGGCGATGTACAAGGACAAGAAAGATTTCAAGGACAAGCACGGCAGTTACAGGTAA